The DNA region AAAGTCAACAGCTGGTTGGAATTAGGGAAAAAACTCATTAGAGTGAGTATTAAGAGGTCGATGATTGATGTTAATAGGTAGGGGAGGCTACTTTCATCAAGTAGCCCACTTCATTGACTTTAAACTCAATTTAACGCACCATTAATTAGCTTAATTATCAATTGAAAGGAGACTGCACAATCTAACTAGACAAAATAGATTTCTAGATTGCAAAGAAAGTTGAACCAAAATCCAACTTACCCTCATGCATTAATTCAAAGTAAACAACtgtcaatcactttcttcgtCAGTGAACGCGAATACATCTCTGCTAAAGCCTATGGTATGTAAGAATGTACAAGTTAAGCTTGTACACTActgatttaaaattttaagtagGCATTAGATCATGATTTgatgaaatttgaaataaaaaagtaGAGTACTTGCATTcgtaattaaaaaagaatatttgaaagtatatgtaaatgagatTTAAAGGGGCCCAAAATAACAAATCCTAAAATACTAGGATATTAACAACCAGCTCTAAAATCTAGAGAGGTATGTAGCAAAAAGAGTCAACAGATGGTCCCTCCTCTAGGGATCTGTAACGCGTTTGGGGTGCTACCTTTTTAATAGGGAACCAAATAAGGCTTTTTTGTGTAAACGACGTGGGTCCTAAGAAATTTCACGTAGCAGTCATACACGACTACGACACACACAAAGCACCCTCgagtctttttctttcttctttgacaaaaataaaataaaactatgaattttctttttactccttctgttttaatttgtttgtcttattttgacGCAATACAAAAgtttacaaaaataatgaagatttttaaatcgtatgatcttaaattaaaaatgtgtgtaATGTATCAAAATATCGTTTGAATCTTGCGGTCTTAAATGTATTATGTTAGGATGTTGGGTGCAAAGAATTACGAAATATAAAAAGTGACATCTTCtttttaaacagactaaaaagaaaagtaagataaacaaattgaaacatatGAATATTTAACTATCTGGTACTCAAGAATTCATGATCCAAAGTAAAAATAGTGTAGGTTTTGTTCACCTTTTGATCATGCtgtaaaatatttttccacCAATTGAAACTTAATGGAAAAATAGCTACTTTTTAATtcgaaaataaaatttagataCAATTATCATTAACTTAAACACAGAAAAATTATGTTGGAGTTTTGAAACTTTGACAAGTTAATATCAACACACACAAAAACTCGTTACATGTGAAGCTTCAAGAAAGAGGGCCTAGTTTTGGACTTTTATATGGGAAATTCTCACATGATATGTTGGAGTTCGAATTGAAACTCCACCCAACTATTGTAAAAGATATATAAATGCTAAAATACGATGGGAAATTTGCACTATTGCCCTTATTCGGGGAGgtcttaatttttgccctttgcaTAAAATTTCTGGGTTTCGGGTTCTAACCCCGctcaatcaaaaattaaaaaaaataaaatcgcaagatagagtttgcttgtaaaactctaccttaagtcAAAGTTTCAAACTTTAACTTaaggcaaactctaccttatcAGATAGAGTGTGACTGCAAATTCTACCTTATCAGATAGAGTGTGACTGCAAATTCTACCTTATCAGGCAGAGTTTGACTTCAAACTctacttaaggcagagttttgccttcaggtataaggcaaactctaccttaaggcagatgTTTGCactaaaggtttttttttttttttttatactcagCTGAAATTTTGTAAAACTTTGCCTtaaagcctaacttttgcccTAATAGGCCTAATTTCGCTGGAAACTctgtcttgcaatttttttttaactgagccaGGATTTGAACACTGAACAttcgaaggacaaaaattaaaaaccagtgcctttgaaggacaatccgcacaaaaaaaaaaaaatgaaacatgatCTAAATAATAAAACCACTAATGCTCTGAAAAGGTTTCTTCAAAAACAAAACTCGTaataagtttttcaaaaaaataaaaattattggaGAACTTTCGCCATTACAGTTTAAATAATCACAAAAACGGTAGGCtcggataatttttttttatgtatgatttcgTTTTTAGATATATATTGTGCCAACAAAAGTCAAACGAAACAACACAGACGCAAGATATAAAAGACAGTACTCTATCACCATAagatataattaaattttagtaCACACTATCTGCTATCCTAGAGTTACGTAAACTTTTAcatgttctttaattttttttgaaatatgcCCTAACATATATTACTAGTAGTAATATTATTCTTGTAGGTGCTTGTCCTTTAATTTCTGCTACTATTTGTTATTTTGATTATCGTATTAATTAGTTATAGTTACTGCTCCTTTTTTCAAATTGCCTGCCATGCTTTTTATAGTATATGGCTTATTCTCTTTTGTTATTTCTGTTTTTGTACTGTTTTTTTTATTGCTTGTCCTTGTGCCGAGGGTAtaccggaaacaacctctttatCCCACAAAAtagaggtaaggtctgtgtacactatACCCTCCCAGATTCCATTTTATCAGatttcactatatatatatatatatatatagtgttccAATTTCACTAGATATACTTAAATTTGTttccgtgtatatatatatatatatataaagtgttCCAAATCATTTTCTTTAAGTTTATTGAGACTACTACCTTAatatgttcacttttacttgttcattatactaaaaataaatttttacttttacttgtccactttagcatatcaagagaaagacaatttttcttgaatatggCATTAACCCCTTGACAAGATGGGAAGAATATGTGGTTGTGGGAGATGAATGAGGGAGTAGTGGAGGTGTGGTATAACTACAGATAATGATGCACATAATAGTGAATTAACTCCTAGAAGTTATGGACatccacattatcatatttacaacactcccccttggatggcCGATAATGTGTCTCGTTACGCATTAtttgttgcctcgttaaaaaccttgtcaggaaaacccaatgggacaaaacctcgaccaaggaaaaaagagtgcaatGCGTATTTTCTCCCCCTTGATGAAAAGATTACTTTAGTTCTCGGAGACGACCTATTCCAATCTTGTATATCATCTTCTCAAATGTCGAGGTTGGCAATGCTTTAGTGAACAGATCTGCCAAATTATCAATCGAGCGAATTTGTTGAATATCTATCTCACCTTTCTTTTCAAGATCATAAGTAAAAAAGAACTTTGGTGGAATGTGTTTTGCTCTGTCTCCTTTAATTCATCCTCCCTTCAGTTGAGCAATACATGCAGCATTATCTTCGTATAATATAGTTGGAATATcccttttcaaaagaaaaccacACATTTCCGGAATATGTTGAGTCATTGATCTCAACCAAACACACTCCCGACTAGCTTCATGAATGGCTATCATCTTCGCATAATTTGAAGAAGTGGCAGCTATTGTTTGCTTCATTGAACGCCATGATATAGTTGTACCTCCTTATGTAAATAAATAACCTGTTTGAGATCGGGCTTTATGTGGGTCAGACAAATATCCTGCATCTGCATAACCGATCATATCTGACTTGGATTCACaagaataaaataatcccaTGTCAATTGTTCCCTGAAGATATCTGAATATATGGTTAACATCATGCCAATGTCTTCTTGTTGGCGAGGAGCTGAATCTTGCCAATAAACTCACTGCAAAACATATATCTTGTCAGGTATTATTAGCTAGATACATCAGTGCCCAGTTGCACTAAGATATGGAGTTTCATCACCAATGagctcttcatcattttcttgagGTTGAAATGgatctttatttatgtcaagCGATCTCACAACCATCGGATACTCAACGGATGTGATTTATCCATGTAAAAACTCTTTAAAACCTTTTCAGTGTATGTTGATTAATGGATAAATATTCCATTTTTCAAATGCTCAATTTGTAGGCCGAGACAAAATTTTGTCTTACCTagatctttcatttcaaattctttcttcaaaCACTCTATAGCTTTTAAAAGCTCTTTAAGAGTGCCAATGatattcaagtcatcaacaTACACAGCTATTATGACAAATTCAGACCCAGAACTTCTTATAAAAACACAAGGACAAATAGGATCATTTTTATATCCTTCTTTTAGAAAATATTCACTGAGACGATTGTACCACATCCGCCCTGATTGTTTCAATCAATATAAAGATTTCTGAAGCTTTATTGAACAAGTTTCCTACGAACTTTTGTATGCTTCAGGCACTTTGAATCCTTCAGggattttcataaaaataacgTGGTCCAATGAGCCATATAAATAGGTTGTGACAACATCCATCAGTCGCATATCTAGCTTTTCATGAACTGCCAGATTTATTAGATACCTGAAGGTAATTGCATCCACTACAGGAGAATATGTCTCCACATAATCAATACCAGGCCTTTGCGAAAATCCTTGTGCCATAAGTCGTGCTTTATATCTTACAACTTCACCTTTTTCATTTCGTTTTCGCACAAACACCCATTTGTACCCCACTGGCTTGACATCTTCAGGTGTTCGGACTATTGGTCCGAAAACTTCACGTTTTTCAAGTGAAGCTAATTCTGCTTGAATTGCGTCCTTCCATTTTGGCCAATCATTTCTCTGTCTACATTCATCGAGGATTTTGGCTCAAGATCCTCATCTTGTTGCATTATTTCAACAAAGAACATTATATGCAAAAATATTGTCGACCACAATATCATTTCGGTTCCACCTTTTCCCCGTCGAGACATAACTTATCGAGATCTCTTCCCTCTtgttgttttgaaatatttggaCCTCCTCTGTGGGCTTATCATTTGTTTTGTCTCTGGGCTCTTCTTGAGCAATTTCCCTCACATGATGATCATCTtgatcatttatttcttttctttttcgagGATTTTTATCCTTGGAACCGATTGGTCTACCACGTTTCAGATGTGGCCTAGACTCATTTGCATTTACCGTTTGTCCTATCGGGACATCAACTCGAACTAGAGTATTTGTAGCTGGAATATGAGATTTAGTGACTCTTGAAAGGTTAGTAAATACATCTGGCAGTTGATTTGCGACATTTTGtaaataaatcatcttttgaacCTCTTGCTCACATTGATTTGTTCGAGGATCTAAATGAGATAGTGATAATGCATTCCAATCTATCTCCTTTTTCAACTGCTTATGTTCTCCCCCTAATGTTGGGTATACTGATTCATCAAAATGACAATCAGCAAATCTTGCTGTAAATAAATCTCCAGTCATCGattctaaatattttaaaattgaaggaGATTCATACCCAACATATATCCCTAACCTTCTTTGGGGAACCATCTTTGTGCGTTGCGGTGGAGCAATTGGAACATATACCGCACATCCAAAAATTCGAATATGGGAAATATTTGGCTCCTGACCAAAAGCCAATTGTAATGAGGAGAATTCATGATAACTGGTTGGCCTTATGCGCACAAGTGCCGCTGCATGCAAAATAGCATGTCCCCATACCGAAATAGGAAGTTTTGTCTTCATTAGCAATGGTCTGGTTATCAATTGTAGGTGTTTAATCATTGATTCTGCTAGACCATTTTGAGTATGAACATGAGCAACCGAATGTTCAACTGTTATTCCAAAGGGCTACACAATAATCATCAAAGGCTCGAGATGTAAACTCACCAGCATTATCAAGACAAATTTTCTTTATCGCATTATCTGGAAATTGTGCTCTTAACCTTATTATTTGAGCCAACAATCTCGCAAAAGCCATATTGCGAGTTGATAATAAGCACACATGTGATCATTTTGTAGATGCATCAATCAAGaccatataatatttaaatggtCCACATGGAGGGTGAATTGGCCCACATATATCACCCTAAGCCTGTCAACCGGTCCGGTTGGACCGGTTAAAACCGGTAATCGTACCGGTTAAATCGGAACCGGTGGACAGGTTTACCGATTAACGGTCTACCGATATTTTTTTACCGGTCCGATTTTCAATTTTTGGGATCGATTAACCGGAACCGGCTTGTTAAAACTGGTTAaccaatcaattttttttaatatatataatcgCGTATCGGATGGTTGGGCAACGGTCCATTTTGCAAAATGGCCGTTGCAATGGCTCCAAATTCCCCTttggcccccccccccccccctcctcctcaccacatttttttttttttacactttaacccattccccacccctatataaaccctctcccattttcaattttaatccacaccaattcactcttctttctctcaatttctctcaattatagttactttgcaacaattagccaatttaaatttctctcaattaaatattataaagttttattctagtttcaattattaattttgcaatgaTAAAACaaattgttggtggagttggtgattttgcaacaatccgaagtagctccaaagctttggtggatttgcaattctagccgccttcactttggtggaaattaatccggcaattcggtaccttcgttccaactctatttttatttttcgctatttaatttacgcaatttaattctagcaatttaatttgttgcaatttattttcttgtgattgatttgagtgtgatttaaattaactCTATCTAATAATGTCGAAGAGATTCGGACGTGGTGCgggtagtagtggtattgttaggggtgggtttaatgaggaaacatttgtgaacgaaacgcctaatttaggtattgatattGGTCGAAATAATCCACCTTTAGATCATGAGATAATGCAACAACACTATaacgacacttttaatgaaattgatgatgatgatgatgatgatgatgatgaaacacaaacCTCCGAAAATCCTATAGGAGATACaggtcctgcacaatcacatacacaagacagaCCGCCAAAAACTCGTAGGCCAACCGctagaatttggaaatttatgactaaggataaGGAAAGACAAACAACTACATGTAACTTATGTAAGACAGAGTTTATTTTTAGGCAAcaaactagtaaggatggtggaacgggttcACTAACGGGTCATATGAGATCTAGACAtaaggatgtttggggagagaaAACGGGCTCAAATGTGGGGCGTATTCAACAAACAATAGACCCACGAACTAGTAGAAATTTTAgctatgacaagaaaaaaaatcgtgtagaaatagctaaaatggttgcttttgatgctctaccattttcctttccttcgggtttggggtttgttacttatattcaacgttgttataatccgttatttgagggtattcctagaagtacttgtagagcggatattatagatttatataaaaaaaaatatagattttatttgcgccatgtatttaattctttaaattgtaatgtttctcttaccgccgatttgggtcttagtcttaacaagttagattttttgctattacatgtcattgggttgatgataattgggtgatgcaaaaaagaattatagcttttttatatgatgaagggaaaggtcgtcatgatggaaaatttttagcggattcaatgtcaactattatgaaattttttaacatttatagaaaaacactttgtattgctttagataatgcttctaataatacaaaggcggttGGTCTTTCAAAaggaattaaaccctccgctgaaaaatatttttcgtgtgagatgtagttgtcacattttaaacttgattgttagagatggtcttgactattttgaagattctattcaaaaagttagaaatgcagttgcttttcttttttgtaatgctaataagcaaaaaatgagagattttaagaattcttgtgTGCGAAATggccttagacctaggaaaattcaagtagaagttgACACTATGTGGAAttacacttacattatgttacaacaagcatatgattataggattcccatacaataagttcacaaccattttaatacggatagtgatgattggttaaatattACCGATtggaagatgttaaggaatgtattgaacttttacaaaaaatttataatgcaactcttgctttttctagacaattctatcccacggtaaccggaattttagcctacttagcgaaaatagctagagttttatatgagtataaagataaatccggttatcaagcggctatttttaatatgacaacgaaatttaagaagtattttttcatcccaactttatttatattgggttctcttttaaatccttgttttaaaatgtcttatactagagcattggttggtcaaatttataactATTTAGAAATTGACGAGGAAGTTGAACCATCTTTAAATGAAGCCGAGCTCGCGATTGAtgccgagtttagaaaagtttttagtcattattctaatttggaagaaagtaCTACACCCGTTAccccacgccctactacttctcaaagtagcaaaaagggtttgtcgaatttaaaagttttacattcacatccaactccttctcataatgcaaactttgatgaatatcgcCTTTATTTGATGCCGCCAAATGTGGCCAACTAGATGATTTGGACgacttagcatggtggaagaaatacaaggcgAGTCATCcggtactttcaagaatggctcgagatatccttacggttcaattATCAACCGTGACTTCggagagtgcatttagccaaggaagacaacaaattggagatcatagacactcattatccggatttagcttgcaagtactagtttgtattcgcgattggattagatcggagcgacgcaaccaaaacttaggaGCGGTGGAAGGCGAataggaagagattgaagattcgATAGCAAGTGGAATAAACCatatggaagactttgaagatatctcaatgaccgaatatgatatggCGGATATTAGCCGAATGattcacatttttttattttattattctactactTTTTTGCAACTCATCTATTAtgtgcaagttaaaaaaaaaaaaatacaacttgcaaataaatgttatccatgaatgaataaaatatatggctcattgagctttcttctatttacttgtgttcatatttttacttatattaagttaggaatatatctaaaatatactaagaatatacttataatatacatctacttaaattaaaaaatagaaagttatatacttggaaaaataactaaatatactaagaatatacttataatataaatatatctatatatatatatatatatatatatatatatatatatatatatatatatatatctatatatatatctatatatatagttatatatataatatataaactttagttataaacttatataacatatataaatatacctacaatatacaaaaaataaaaaaaagatttatattTAAGTTAAGAACCGGCGTAAACGGTTTCCAATTTATGGAATATATTAAATATACCTAcggttaaaaataaaaataaaagagtgGCGGTTAAGAAGCTTTATCGAAACCGGCCGGTTTCCTAATCGGTTGCCGGTCCGGTCCGCTTTCAATCGGTTAACGGGCTTATTAATCACCCTGTCTATGTTCTAGAAATGCAGGGGATTCAATCCCAACCTTAGTTGCTGATGGTTTAATAATCAATTTTCCTTGAGAACAAGCAAAGACAAGAGAATTCCTTAAATTGAAGAATCTTTTGGTTCTTCAAAGTATGCCCATGTGAATTCTTAATTATTTTGCGCATCATATTAGAATCGGGATGGCCCAACTGGTCATGCCAAATGATAAAATCATtagaaccattaaaccttttgTTTACTACAACATGTGTTTCAACCGCACCAATACTTGTATGGTACAACCCGAAAGAAAGTGCGGGTAATTTTTCATGCACAAACTTTTCCCCAACTTTCATTGTAATAATATAAAGGTACTCAACCTTTCCCCTTCGTTGGCGAGTCTAACATGATAGCCATTAGCGAATAACCTGAAACTTAATAAGTTTCTCTAATTGTCAGAATGATTGGCATTATTGATGGCCAATATTGTTCCTCCGATAGTAATAAGTCTGTTTTCCGCAGCCCTCAATTAATTTTGTACTACGTATATTGTATTAGCGTGGCCTTTTTCATAACTAAATGAGagaaatatttcttttctcttaatATAGTGTGAGTTGTAGCACTATTCAAAAGACACATATCTCCATTACTCATCTTGGATCCAATTGAAGACTGGggaattttatttatctttaatCGTTGAgcctcgtgctgataacgtgttgcAAAACCAAGCTCAAAgtaacaatataaaatattagaaCAAGAGAAACAATATAGAATAAAACAATGTAAAgatgattttcttcttttctttcaagtGTGTAGtacatcacatatcatatctcaaTTTATACTACTCCATAGAGAGGGGGTTACAAGATTGTCTTGAATATGGCATTAAACCCTTGAGAAAGTGGAAAAAATATGTGGTTGTGGGAAATAAATGAGGGAGTAGTGGAGGTGTGGTATAACTAATGATGCACATAATGGTGAATTAACTCCTAGAAGCTATGGACatccacattatcatatttaCAACAGTTTTGAAGTAAACTTGagtaaattcaatttaaaaaaaaaaaaaaaaaaaaaaggaggataCCCAGTCGTCAGTGTGACCCGAAAAGTTAGTCCGTCAAATTGGTTGACTTTATTCtcatactttttctttttcgatcACGTGGGACGCGCCGCACCGTTCGGGCCGGTGGATTTCTTTTTTACTCTTTAATACGAACGAGTCAAACTCAGTCTTGACCATTTGAGACGAAAGCCCCCTTCCCCGGTTTTCCCTCTACTTTTGGGTCCCACTTTTTGACACCTGTCACCAATACCATGACGCACCACCTTACGTCAACTGAATTTTCACCATAGACTAGAgcctccttttttctttctcttttctcacTTTTGAccactctttttctttcttctttattatGGTAATTAATGTTTTAAGCAAAACACCAACAAagaaaattgtttttaaataaaagctactcaaaatgattttttaaaaggatgaactcttttttttttttgaggaagtttataaattaatttctaaatatttttaaataaaacaagCATAGCTataaaatgtcataaaaattattataaacTACACTCATTGTCCCAATCTATTTAGCATGTCCTAAAAAGATtgaaacttttatttttacccttaataaaataatttttttaaaggatgaactctttttttttttttttttttttgaaacaaaattcttttttaaataaaactcttttttataataaatttcaaatttttttttttttttttaaaataatttaattggtcaataataaaatatatcatataaaaatttagggagtataatttatatggtagtttgtatttgaaattatatgaaaaagtTGTCGCTAAGTAAAAAAAATGTTGAGTGTTCAAATAGCAACAGTGACAATTTTTGGGGGGATAGAGTGtttagttttaatttatttttgtaaataaagtaatAAAAGTAATTCTCTTGGTCTACGTAACCTTCGCAGAAGTCACCCAACTCGTGTCTTTTTATAGCAGCGTCCATTGCATCTGCTAAAAAACTTCTTAGGCTCTTCAATATCTATCATCTTTCTATCTCTACATACACTTTCCAACTTTGTTTGTTCTTTGCTTTTTGATCTTCTAAATTTCTAGTACTGCTCTATATTCTCTAGCTTACCAATTCTTTTGATAAATTTATGGACAAAGGATGGGGTCTTACCCTTGATAGTTCTTCTTCTGATAAagttggtttttttaaaaataaacctGTTTTTGGTTTTAATTTAAGTCCAAGATTGAATCATATCAACGCCGGTGAAATGTTTTCCGGCTCGGCTGATGAGACACGTGGCATGGTTAATGAAGTTGACTTCTTCTCTGAGAAGAAACCTATTGGTCTTGTTGTAAAGAAGGAAAATTCTCACGTTGACAATTCTATGAAGACTGATTATGTTGTAAATGTAAGTGATGATCCCTTTTATTTTGGATTTGCTTTGACCTTTATTAATATGTACAAAAAATCAGGTAGAGTTAGAACCtataaagtttaaattttggatTTGCGTCTTTCATTTGAATAATTTCAACTGATAATAATTgtttgtaatttaattttatgtagaCTGGTTTGCAACTTGTGACTGCTAACGCTGGAAGTGATCAATCAACAGTAGATGATGGGATTTCATCGGAATTACTTGAAGATAAACGACCTAAAAATGAGGTAATTTGCAATAACTTATTCCTACTAGTTTATtattccaaaagaaaaaaaacttgtgGGCTTCAAATTTCTATTAATGAAACTTTAGTACTGTATTTTTTCTGTcacatatatgtatttttgatCTGGGAATTGAAttataaatttctatttttcttaatttatttatatagcAGTTGGCACAATTGCAAGTTGAGCTTGAAAGGATGAATGCTGAAAATCAACGTTTAAAAGGGATGCTTACTCAAGTTGGCAACAGTTATTCTGCACTTCAGATGCATCTTGTTACACTCATGcaacagcagcagcagcaacaacaacagctgcagcagcagcagcagcaactGATTTCAAGAACTGAAAGTGCACATGGCCATGAGGTACAATTCCCAAAAACCTTAAGAAATACTACTCCTGATGTCTAAATAATTGCATGTGTCTTATATATACTTATCTaatatataaacttttaaaCTTTAGTGTAATTTATTTTACGATCGTAGATTAATTAGCCCTATTTTTATTTGGTTATCAATTAATGTTCATTATAGAAACTAGTATACAATTAATAATTACCATATAAATAACTTGAttatgcaagaaaaaaaaaattacacctATAGTGTGTATGGAACTTAAACTCTATATGCCATGGAAAATGTTAACATTATTAAATTTCTTTAGGTTGTTGAAGTGAAGCCTGAAGAAAAGAAGCAAGAGAATAATGAGACCATAGTTCCAAGACAATTCATGGAGCTTGGTCCAAGTGGTTCCAAAGCTAATCCAATGGAGGAGCCATCTCATTCCCACTCTTCATCAGAAGAAAGAACGCTTTCTGGATCACCTCGCAACAATACGGAATTAATGTCAAGGGATAAGGCAATTGGCCGGGAAGAAAGTCCAGGATCTGAGAGTTGGGCACCAAACAAGGTGCCTAAATTGATGAATTCACCGAAACCTGTTGAGCAATCAACAGAAGCAACTATGAGGAAAGCTCGTGTCTCCGTCCGTGCCCGATCAGAAGCTCCCATGGTATATCACttgttagttgttgttattattgatcA from Lycium ferocissimum isolate CSIRO_LF1 chromosome 2, AGI_CSIRO_Lferr_CH_V1, whole genome shotgun sequence includes:
- the LOC132039563 gene encoding WRKY transcription factor 6-like isoform X1, which encodes MDKGWGLTLDSSSSDKVGFFKNKPVFGFNLSPRLNHINAGEMFSGSADETRGMVNEVDFFSEKKPIGLVVKKENSHVDNSMKTDYVVNTGLQLVTANAGSDQSTVDDGISSELLEDKRPKNEQLAQLQVELERMNAENQRLKGMLTQVGNSYSALQMHLVTLMQQQQQQQQQLQQQQQQLISRTESAHGHEVVEVKPEEKKQENNETIVPRQFMELGPSGSKANPMEEPSHSHSSSEERTLSGSPRNNTELMSRDKAIGREESPGSESWAPNKVPKLMNSPKPVEQSTEATMRKARVSVRARSEAPMISDGCQWRKYGQKMAKGNPCPRAYYRCTMAVGCPVRKQVQRCAEDRTILITTYEGTHNHPLPPAAMAMASTTSAAANMLLSGSMPSADGMMNTNFLARAMLPCSSSMATISASAPFPTVTLDLTAQNPNAALANYHQRINPASNQFQFPLPAGLNQPNFVASMSSAQMPQVLGQALYNQSKFSGLQVSQDNIHHPSFSHDTLSAATAAITADPNFTAALAAAISSIIGGSQPNNSNSPMSAPSSNNNNTSSFTGN
- the LOC132039563 gene encoding WRKY transcription factor 6-like isoform X2 yields the protein MDKGWGLTLDSSSSDKVGFFKNKPVFGFNLSPRLNHINAGEMFSGSADETRGMVNEVDFFSEKKPIGLVVKKENSHVDNSMKTDYVVNTGLQLVTANAGSDQSTVDDGISSELLEDKRPKNELAQLQVELERMNAENQRLKGMLTQVGNSYSALQMHLVTLMQQQQQQQQQLQQQQQQLISRTESAHGHEVVEVKPEEKKQENNETIVPRQFMELGPSGSKANPMEEPSHSHSSSEERTLSGSPRNNTELMSRDKAIGREESPGSESWAPNKVPKLMNSPKPVEQSTEATMRKARVSVRARSEAPMISDGCQWRKYGQKMAKGNPCPRAYYRCTMAVGCPVRKQVQRCAEDRTILITTYEGTHNHPLPPAAMAMASTTSAAANMLLSGSMPSADGMMNTNFLARAMLPCSSSMATISASAPFPTVTLDLTAQNPNAALANYHQRINPASNQFQFPLPAGLNQPNFVASMSSAQMPQVLGQALYNQSKFSGLQVSQDNIHHPSFSHDTLSAATAAITADPNFTAALAAAISSIIGGSQPNNSNSPMSAPSSNNNNTSSFTGN